A DNA window from Turicibacter sp. TJ11 contains the following coding sequences:
- a CDS encoding DEAD/DEAH box helicase has translation MSLSFEALGLNASIVEGLIKQNITTPTAIQAQAVPVILSHQDVIAQSHTGSGKTLAFVAPLFQKVDTSKREMQVLILAPTHELVMQIDQQIKLLATNSGEAVTSTTIIGGANIEKQIKKLKDTKPHFIVGTPGRILELIKKKKITAHTIKTIVLDEADSLLDNTNTKTIQDIIKTTLRDRQLCLFSASISENTSALAQSMMKEPVIIKASDEVEMNPNIQHYYLKGDRRDKFELLRKLIVAEEPTRALIFVNQNDSMQEIAEKLNFHKKETFMMRGNIKKEERKRALDAFRNGSIRLLISTDLTARGLDIPEVTHVIHLDCPANPNEYLHRAGRTARGYQSGKSICIITEKELSTLKKYQKKFKITFDEMTVSHGKFIPLKSN, from the coding sequence ATGTCTTTATCATTTGAAGCCTTAGGATTAAATGCTTCGATCGTCGAAGGTTTAATCAAACAAAACATTACAACCCCAACTGCCATTCAAGCCCAAGCAGTACCCGTTATTTTATCTCATCAAGATGTGATTGCTCAATCACATACAGGAAGTGGAAAAACTTTAGCTTTCGTTGCTCCTTTATTTCAAAAGGTTGATACTAGCAAACGTGAAATGCAAGTTCTTATTTTAGCGCCCACACATGAGCTTGTCATGCAAATTGATCAACAAATTAAATTATTAGCAACTAATTCAGGTGAAGCGGTGACTTCAACCACTATTATTGGTGGTGCGAATATTGAAAAACAAATTAAAAAATTAAAAGATACGAAGCCGCACTTTATTGTTGGAACACCTGGACGAATTTTAGAATTAATCAAAAAGAAAAAAATTACAGCTCATACAATTAAAACGATTGTCTTAGATGAAGCGGATAGCTTATTAGATAACACGAACACTAAAACGATTCAAGACATTATTAAAACAACGTTAAGAGATCGTCAACTTTGTTTATTCTCAGCTTCAATTAGTGAAAACACATCTGCATTAGCTCAATCAATGATGAAAGAACCCGTCATCATCAAAGCTTCTGATGAAGTTGAAATGAATCCAAACATTCAACATTACTATTTAAAAGGTGATCGTCGTGATAAATTTGAATTATTACGCAAACTGATCGTTGCTGAAGAACCAACTCGTGCTTTAATTTTTGTTAATCAAAATGATTCCATGCAAGAAATTGCTGAAAAGTTAAATTTCCATAAAAAAGAAACGTTTATGATGCGTGGAAATATTAAAAAAGAAGAACGAAAACGTGCCTTAGATGCGTTTAGAAATGGAAGCATTCGATTATTAATTTCAACGGATTTAACTGCACGTGGATTAGACATTCCAGAAGTTACACATGTCATCCACTTAGACTGCCCTGCTAATCCAAATGAGTATTTACATCGTGCAGGTCGTACGGCACGCGGATATCAATCAGGAAAATCAATTTGTATTATTACTGAAAAAGAATTAAGCACGTTAAAAAAATATCAAAAGAAATTTAAAATTACCTTTGATGAAATGACAGTTAGTCATGGTAAATTTATTCCTTTAAAATCAAATTAA
- a CDS encoding DUF503 domain-containing protein: MKIGYLEIKLGAPWVHSLKEKRMIVRSIIAKVRQSFNVSIHEIGTQDEHQIITLGVTTGSNSFPQLQSVLDQVVNFIESNYETSVDDIFTEII; encoded by the coding sequence ATGAAAATTGGTTATTTAGAAATAAAATTAGGAGCTCCTTGGGTTCATAGTCTCAAAGAAAAACGGATGATTGTTCGAAGTATCATTGCAAAAGTGAGACAAAGCTTTAATGTTTCGATTCATGAAATTGGCACGCAAGATGAGCATCAAATCATTACGCTCGGCGTGACAACGGGATCAAATTCTTTCCCACAACTTCAATCCGTCCTTGATCAAGTGGTGAACTTTATTGAATCAAATTATGAGACGAGTGTTGATGATATTTTCACAGAAATTATCTAA
- a CDS encoding AI-2E family transporter, giving the protein MNQSMKQPVTFLRGLAFVAAAYILIKVIDSYHLIFASLGGMFSTISPFLMAFIFAYLLNPIIVFLERQFKLKRAWSVTFTYVGLLFLCYVAGSFLFPIIYQSGRDLISQLPTFAIKMQMLMDQWMMNSYPLELSDLAPIQDQIMTTIPKLTDVLTRSLSSLVGMTYSALMGTGNFLMAFIISIYVLLEKEKFISIVKKLIFIVFRKKMATHFVGAGQLFHANIGKYLIGKSLDSIFVGVCAIIGLSFIGAKYAVLLGVIFGIMNMIPFVGPIIGTLVAVGINLFYNPLVAFVTFIFLLIVQQVETLVIDPKVVGEKMGLNPFFTLLAVTIGGKFFGMFGMILSVPVMGMIKFYVTTFINQQYDTLYPAVETQTE; this is encoded by the coding sequence ATGAATCAATCAATGAAACAACCAGTGACCTTTTTAAGAGGCTTAGCGTTTGTAGCAGCAGCTTATATTTTAATTAAAGTCATTGATTCTTATCACTTAATTTTTGCAAGTTTAGGTGGGATGTTCTCGACGATTTCACCATTTTTAATGGCGTTTATTTTTGCCTATTTATTAAATCCTATTATTGTTTTTTTAGAACGACAATTTAAATTAAAGCGTGCATGGAGTGTCACTTTTACATATGTTGGACTTCTTTTCCTTTGTTATGTGGCGGGAAGTTTTTTATTTCCTATTATTTATCAAAGTGGAAGAGATTTAATTTCACAACTTCCGACATTTGCGATTAAGATGCAAATGTTAATGGATCAGTGGATGATGAACTCTTATCCACTTGAACTCAGTGATTTAGCACCGATTCAGGACCAAATCATGACGACCATTCCTAAGCTAACGGATGTGTTAACACGCTCATTAAGTTCGTTAGTAGGAATGACTTATAGTGCTTTAATGGGGACCGGTAACTTTTTAATGGCGTTCATTATTAGTATTTATGTTTTACTTGAAAAAGAGAAGTTTATCTCAATCGTCAAGAAACTAATTTTTATTGTTTTTCGTAAAAAAATGGCCACTCATTTTGTAGGAGCTGGGCAACTGTTTCATGCAAACATCGGTAAATATTTAATTGGTAAATCATTAGATTCTATCTTTGTTGGTGTTTGTGCGATTATCGGCTTGTCATTTATTGGCGCTAAGTATGCGGTGTTACTCGGTGTTATTTTTGGGATTATGAATATGATCCCATTCGTTGGACCTATTATCGGCACATTAGTAGCTGTTGGGATTAATCTTTTTTATAATCCATTAGTCGCTTTCGTGACTTTCATTTTTTTACTCATTGTTCAGCAAGTTGAAACACTCGTCATCGATCCAAAAGTCGTCGGTGAAAAAATGGGATTAAATCCATTTTTCACGTTACTCGCTGTGACGATCGGTGGTAAGTTTTTTGGAATGTTTGGAATGATTTTAAGTGTCCCAGTGATGGGGATGATTAAATTTTATGTCACGACGTTCATTAATCAACAGTATGACACGCTTTATCCGGCGGTAGAAACACAAACTGAATAA
- a CDS encoding MATE family efflux transporter codes for MKSNQLFYKRLLMLALPIVVQNLITTSLNMLDTIMIGSLGEVQLAAVGVANQFYFLYSLLAMGIGAGCSILIAQLWGKKDEAKIHSVLKLGLIAAIMLASIFMIIGHFGAESIISLFNEDREVIRLGSEYLRISIMSYMVSAISFVFAGALRSIGNSALPMWGSVVGLLVNAVLNAILIFGLFNMPALGVSGAAIATLIARIVECLIILMIVTLKVKPLRLTLKDFKHIDAPMAKLLYLTALPVVLNEACWGLANVTYTMIYGHIGVNAIATTQITSTIMNLFTIVIFGMAHASVVLIGNEIGANREEQGITYAKNIIRLSMGVGVLMAIILALLAPFIVKIYNVSPIVREDAMKILWIYGIFMLPRVYNGILIVGILRGGGDAKYGSIAQGLSIWLVGIPLAFIAAYVMNWSISYVIFFGALEEILRCIILRRRFKSNKWINNMVKDID; via the coding sequence ATGAAATCAAATCAATTATTTTATAAACGATTGTTAATGTTAGCACTTCCGATTGTGGTTCAAAATTTAATTACCACATCCTTAAATATGTTAGATACCATTATGATCGGGAGTTTAGGAGAAGTTCAATTAGCCGCTGTCGGGGTGGCGAATCAATTTTATTTCTTATATAGCTTACTTGCGATGGGAATTGGAGCAGGATGTTCCATTTTAATTGCTCAGCTATGGGGGAAAAAAGATGAAGCGAAAATTCATTCTGTGTTAAAGTTAGGATTAATCGCAGCCATCATGTTAGCGTCTATTTTTATGATCATTGGACATTTTGGTGCAGAGTCTATTATTTCATTATTTAATGAAGATCGAGAGGTGATTAGACTAGGAAGTGAATACTTACGTATTTCGATCATGAGTTATATGGTGTCAGCCATCTCGTTTGTTTTTGCGGGAGCCTTACGTAGTATTGGAAATAGCGCCTTACCGATGTGGGGAAGTGTTGTTGGATTATTAGTAAATGCTGTGTTAAATGCCATCTTAATTTTTGGTTTATTTAACATGCCAGCGTTAGGTGTTTCAGGGGCTGCCATTGCGACATTAATTGCACGTATCGTTGAATGTTTGATTATTTTAATGATTGTGACATTGAAGGTAAAGCCGCTGCGCTTAACACTTAAAGATTTTAAACATATCGATGCGCCAATGGCTAAACTGTTATACCTCACTGCTTTACCAGTTGTATTAAATGAGGCATGTTGGGGACTTGCGAATGTTACTTATACGATGATTTATGGTCATATCGGCGTTAATGCGATTGCCACAACTCAAATTACATCAACGATTATGAACTTATTTACGATTGTAATCTTTGGAATGGCTCATGCATCGGTTGTGTTAATTGGAAATGAAATTGGAGCAAACCGAGAAGAACAAGGAATCACTTATGCCAAAAATATTATCCGTCTATCGATGGGTGTCGGTGTTTTAATGGCCATTATTTTAGCTTTATTAGCTCCGTTTATTGTAAAAATCTATAATGTGTCACCCATCGTTCGCGAAGATGCGATGAAAATCTTATGGATTTATGGAATTTTCATGTTACCACGCGTTTATAACGGAATTTTAATTGTTGGAATTTTACGCGGAGGTGGCGATGCAAAGTACGGGTCGATTGCACAAGGATTATCGATCTGGTTAGTCGGAATTCCATTAGCATTTATAGCCGCCTATGTGATGAACTGGTCGATTTCTTACGTTATTTTCTTTGGTGCCTTAGAAGAAATTTTACGTTGCATCATTTTAAGACGTCGATTTAAATCAAATAAATGGATTAATAATATGGTAAAAGATATCGATTAA
- a CDS encoding Lrp/AsnC family transcriptional regulator: MEEILEILEKNSRYTDEEIAVMAGKTVEEVREAIRDYEERSIIAGYTTLINWENTGKETVTALIEVKVTPQRGEGFDKVAERIYNFEQVRACYLMSGGFDLTVIVEGKTMKEVAMFVSEKLAVQEYVLSCATHFVLKKYKDHGTIFKEKEFDDREVIFL, translated from the coding sequence ATGGAAGAGATTTTAGAAATCTTAGAAAAGAACAGTCGCTATACCGATGAAGAAATAGCGGTTATGGCAGGAAAAACAGTGGAAGAAGTTCGTGAAGCGATTCGTGATTATGAAGAGCGTAGCATTATTGCAGGCTATACGACTTTAATTAACTGGGAAAACACAGGAAAAGAAACCGTAACAGCTTTAATTGAAGTTAAAGTGACACCACAACGTGGAGAAGGATTTGATAAAGTGGCAGAACGCATTTATAACTTTGAACAAGTTCGTGCGTGCTACTTAATGTCAGGTGGATTTGACTTAACCGTTATTGTTGAAGGAAAAACAATGAAAGAAGTAGCGATGTTTGTTTCAGAAAAATTAGCGGTTCAAGAATATGTGTTAAGCTGTGCAACGCATTTTGTCTTAAAAAAATATAAAGACCATGGAACCATTTTTAAAGAGAAAGAATTTGATGATCGTGAGGTAATTTTCTTATGA
- a CDS encoding aminotransferase class I/II-fold pyridoxal phosphate-dependent enzyme, with translation MRLEDMILENVKNMPPSGIRKYFDMVHEMEGVISLGVGEPDFVTPWNVREAGIYSLEKGHTHYSSNAGFMELRYEISRYLYRRFELCYHPEDEILVTVGGSEGIDLALRALVGPGDEVIIPEPSFVAYKGCTTFTGATPKIIELKAENEFKLTKEELLEAITPKTKVLIMPFPNNPTGAIMTKDELQELVDVLKDKEIIIISDEIYAELTYDQKHVSIASFKEVKEQTLVINGFSKAYAMTGWRLGYVCGHKTLISAMKKIHQYAIMCSPTTSQYAAIEAMKNGDASVEMMVKEYNQRRRVLVDGFKKLGLDCFEPLGAFYVFPCIKSTGLSSDEFCEKLLLTEKVLTVPGNAFGDCGDGFIRACYASSMENIKEALKRIERFLDQLKK, from the coding sequence ATGAGATTAGAGGATATGATTTTAGAAAATGTTAAAAATATGCCACCTTCAGGAATTCGTAAATATTTTGATATGGTTCATGAGATGGAAGGTGTTATTTCTTTAGGTGTTGGGGAACCCGATTTTGTTACACCGTGGAATGTTCGTGAAGCGGGAATTTATTCGTTAGAAAAAGGGCATACTCACTATTCTTCAAATGCTGGATTTATGGAATTACGCTATGAAATTTCTCGCTATCTATATCGCCGCTTTGAGCTATGTTATCATCCAGAAGATGAAATCTTAGTCACAGTGGGTGGAAGTGAAGGGATTGACTTAGCGCTTCGTGCCTTAGTTGGTCCAGGAGATGAAGTCATTATTCCCGAACCAAGCTTTGTTGCTTATAAAGGTTGTACGACATTCACAGGAGCAACACCTAAAATTATTGAATTAAAAGCTGAAAATGAGTTTAAACTAACGAAGGAAGAACTTTTAGAGGCGATTACACCTAAAACAAAAGTGCTTATTATGCCGTTTCCAAATAATCCAACCGGAGCGATTATGACAAAAGATGAGTTACAAGAGTTAGTGGATGTATTAAAAGACAAAGAAATTATTATTATTTCAGATGAAATTTATGCCGAGCTAACGTATGATCAAAAGCATGTCTCAATTGCAAGTTTCAAAGAAGTTAAAGAACAGACACTCGTGATCAATGGATTTTCAAAAGCATATGCCATGACCGGATGGCGTTTAGGTTATGTGTGTGGGCACAAAACGTTAATTAGTGCGATGAAAAAAATTCATCAATATGCCATCATGTGTTCGCCAACAACTTCTCAGTATGCGGCCATTGAAGCGATGAAAAATGGAGATGCTAGCGTTGAAATGATGGTGAAGGAGTATAATCAACGACGCCGAGTTTTAGTTGATGGATTTAAAAAGTTAGGACTCGATTGTTTTGAACCATTAGGTGCTTTTTATGTCTTCCCATGTATTAAATCAACGGGGTTATCTTCTGATGAATTTTGTGAGAAACTCTTATTAACTGAGAAAGTTTTAACAGTCCCTGGCAACGCCTTTGGAGACTGTGGCGACGGATTTATCCGCGCTTGTTATGCTTCATCGATGGAAAATATAAAAGAAGCACTAAAGCGTATTGAACGTTTCTTAGATCAATTAAAGAAATAG
- a CDS encoding MATE family efflux transporter: protein MKHQEELATKSITKLLIQYSVPAITGMLVNALYNIVDRVFIGNIPQEGSLAITGIGITMPISTIILACGMLVGVGSTANISIKLGEGRREVAERIIGNNITLSVIIGLFITAIGLGFKEPILRAFGASEQTLPYANQYITIILMGTIFSVLGYSLNSNIRADGNPMIAALTMIVGCAINIVLDPILIFKFGWGIKGAAIATVISQFVTAIWVLLYFVLKKSNLKFKPSDLKLDAALVRMILAIGSAPFAMQLATSFVQVIANNALKTYGGDLAIGAMATISSISLIFLMPIFGLNQGSQPIIGYNYGAKQYSRVKETFLISLGFGTFILAIGFIVVQFFPATIISFFNSDPELMEITIRGIRIYLFMLIFVSVSIVGSNFFQSIGKARLAIVLSLLRQLILLVPLILVLPRFMGLDGVWLAQPISDTLAIIITLICLIRQFKHLHQKEFDELNFKN, encoded by the coding sequence TTGAAACATCAAGAGGAATTAGCAACGAAATCAATTACTAAATTATTAATTCAATATTCAGTGCCAGCCATTACCGGAATGTTAGTGAATGCCCTTTATAACATTGTCGATCGCGTCTTTATCGGAAATATTCCACAAGAAGGATCGCTCGCTATTACAGGAATCGGAATTACCATGCCAATTTCTACAATTATCTTAGCGTGTGGAATGCTCGTTGGAGTTGGAAGCACGGCGAACATTTCTATTAAGCTTGGTGAAGGTAGACGCGAAGTAGCTGAGCGAATCATCGGAAATAATATCACGTTATCCGTGATAATTGGCCTATTCATTACCGCGATTGGATTAGGATTTAAAGAGCCTATTTTAAGAGCGTTTGGAGCAAGTGAACAAACACTTCCTTATGCGAATCAGTATATCACCATTATTTTAATGGGAACCATTTTTAGTGTGTTAGGTTATTCATTAAACAGTAATATCCGTGCAGATGGAAATCCGATGATTGCCGCCTTAACGATGATTGTAGGGTGTGCCATTAATATTGTTTTAGATCCGATCTTAATTTTTAAGTTTGGATGGGGAATTAAAGGAGCAGCGATTGCGACGGTTATCTCGCAATTTGTCACTGCGATTTGGGTTCTTCTTTACTTCGTTTTGAAAAAATCCAATTTGAAATTTAAACCAAGTGACCTAAAATTAGATGCCGCGTTAGTTCGAATGATTTTAGCGATTGGTTCAGCTCCTTTTGCGATGCAACTAGCGACTAGTTTTGTTCAAGTCATTGCGAATAATGCCTTAAAGACGTATGGAGGCGATTTAGCCATTGGAGCGATGGCGACCATTTCATCGATTTCTCTCATCTTTTTAATGCCGATCTTTGGACTTAACCAAGGATCGCAACCGATTATTGGTTATAACTATGGCGCTAAACAGTATTCACGCGTGAAAGAGACCTTTTTAATCTCACTAGGCTTTGGAACGTTTATTTTAGCGATTGGATTCATTGTTGTTCAATTCTTTCCCGCGACGATTATTTCATTCTTTAACTCGGATCCTGAACTCATGGAGATTACGATTCGAGGCATCCGAATCTATTTGTTTATGCTAATTTTTGTCTCTGTTTCAATTGTGGGCTCGAATTTTTTCCAATCTATTGGAAAAGCTCGTTTAGCCATTGTTTTAAGTTTACTTCGACAACTTATTTTATTAGTTCCGCTTATTCTTGTCTTACCTCGCTTTATGGGATTAGATGGCGTGTGGCTAGCTCAACCGATTTCAGATACATTAGCCATTATCATTACCCTCATATGTTTAATTAGACAGTTTAAGCATTTACATCAAAAAGAATTTGATGAGTTAAATTTTAAAAATTAA
- a CDS encoding alpha/beta fold hydrolase yields MKKMIKKLVVRLLGIMIIIAFLVLGCLFVWRHLLQQSVLSSAQEMVDQGGTSEVQEVTLGGMKQYIAIEGKRLDQPVCLFLHGGPGLAVPYGISGRNYQETLSSHCTVVYWDQRGSGKTYSETEEIESLNYAQLETDAVELIDYLRDTFKQDKIYLIGYTWGSVLGLRLAEKIPDQLHAYIGLSQVLSPSLSEKELYHWLIEEFRMEGETELAFALKQIGEPPYQSASVYEKFQKLMNQSNAYAKWTDGLPNVNVLSWILQVFSSPDLTLSEVYDTLIQASHEMLNKSEYWEELQHVNLLEEVNEVNIPVYFASGVNDYICSTELLKTWLEKLQAPQKEFLLLEESAHYFSTNDEKEIYEWLKEVIEDSSSK; encoded by the coding sequence ATGAAAAAGATGATAAAAAAACTAGTCGTACGTTTATTAGGAATAATGATAATCATTGCATTTTTAGTTCTAGGATGCCTATTTGTTTGGCGTCACTTATTACAACAGTCTGTTCTATCATCTGCACAGGAAATGGTGGATCAAGGGGGCACTAGTGAAGTCCAAGAGGTGACGCTTGGAGGGATGAAGCAGTATATCGCGATTGAAGGAAAGCGTCTTGATCAACCGGTTTGCTTATTTTTACATGGAGGCCCAGGACTTGCAGTTCCCTATGGAATCAGTGGTCGAAATTATCAAGAAACGTTGAGTTCACATTGTACAGTTGTATATTGGGATCAACGAGGATCAGGAAAAACATATAGCGAAACAGAAGAGATTGAATCATTAAACTATGCGCAACTAGAAACCGATGCCGTGGAATTAATTGATTACTTAAGAGATACCTTTAAACAAGACAAAATCTATTTAATTGGCTATACTTGGGGAAGTGTGCTCGGATTACGTTTAGCAGAGAAAATTCCAGATCAGCTACACGCTTATATAGGACTGTCTCAAGTGTTAAGCCCAAGTTTATCTGAAAAAGAGCTTTATCATTGGTTAATTGAAGAATTTAGGATGGAGGGAGAAACGGAATTAGCCTTTGCTTTAAAACAAATTGGGGAACCCCCTTATCAATCAGCGAGTGTTTATGAAAAATTTCAAAAACTAATGAATCAAAGTAATGCTTACGCAAAGTGGACGGACGGACTACCCAATGTAAATGTGTTAAGTTGGATTTTACAAGTGTTTTCTTCTCCTGATTTGACGTTATCAGAAGTTTATGACACGTTAATTCAAGCGTCTCATGAGATGTTAAATAAAAGTGAGTATTGGGAAGAACTTCAGCACGTGAATTTATTAGAAGAAGTCAATGAAGTAAACATTCCTGTTTATTTTGCAAGCGGTGTGAATGATTATATTTGCTCAACTGAGTTACTAAAAACATGGTTAGAAAAACTTCAAGCCCCTCAAAAAGAATTCTTGCTTTTAGAGGAATCAGCCCATTACTTTTCAACAAATGATGAAAAAGAAATTTATGAGTGGCTAAAAGAGGTGATAGAAGATTCTTCTTCTAAGTAA
- a CDS encoding potassium channel family protein, with amino-acid sequence MSKNNVYQFSIIVCSLIVVVMTIMQLTMNLSPETNQVFNVLDVLMWLFFLIDYIYRLMKSEHKITFVKENKIDVLTIIPYFSAFRLLRLIRVVEVMPLFRFMKVLRAAAMLSNVSKRIGVFFRTNNFHYVAGITLIVILLGAGGVSLVEAMPFKDALWWSIVTVTTVGYGDIVPKTGLGRIIASLSMMSGIGFIGLFTGTISSYFLNRRVNEHQPKYVTELLERLHHFDELSEAEFNEIVSLLQLVKQGQEKNKEGSDLEKK; translated from the coding sequence ATGAGTAAAAATAACGTATATCAATTTAGTATTATTGTTTGTTCATTAATTGTGGTGGTGATGACCATCATGCAATTAACCATGAATTTATCCCCGGAAACGAACCAAGTGTTTAATGTGTTAGACGTGTTAATGTGGTTGTTTTTTTTAATTGATTACATCTATCGCTTAATGAAAAGTGAGCATAAGATTACATTTGTTAAAGAAAACAAAATTGATGTCTTAACCATTATTCCTTATTTCTCAGCCTTTCGCTTGCTTCGGTTGATTCGAGTGGTAGAGGTTATGCCTTTGTTTCGCTTTATGAAGGTGTTGCGTGCCGCTGCGATGTTAAGTAATGTTTCTAAGCGGATCGGCGTGTTTTTTAGAACGAATAATTTTCATTATGTCGCAGGAATTACTCTCATCGTGATTTTACTTGGGGCGGGTGGAGTCTCATTAGTTGAAGCGATGCCCTTTAAAGATGCTTTGTGGTGGAGCATTGTGACCGTAACGACGGTTGGATATGGGGATATTGTTCCTAAAACAGGATTAGGACGTATTATCGCAAGTTTGAGTATGATGAGTGGGATTGGATTTATAGGGCTTTTTACCGGAACGATCTCCAGCTACTTTTTAAATCGTCGGGTGAATGAGCATCAACCTAAATATGTAACGGAACTTTTAGAACGACTTCATCATTTTGATGAATTAAGTGAAGCGGAGTTTAACGAGATCGTCAGTCTTTTACAGTTAGTCAAACAGGGACAGGAAAAAAATAAAGAAGGAAGTGATTTGGAGAAAAAATGA
- a CDS encoding GNAT family N-acetyltransferase — protein MKQPEIININDTLRLKTPKKTDWDLAYPWYQNQQVMYLSEGVKHQTYELNHIYNMYEYLSTRGELYFIEVKEDGRFKAIGDVTLWEENLPIAIGEEAYWGQGIGKLVIQTLLKRAKSLGMTKISVPAIYHYNERSLRLFESCGFKKVGENETEKSYEKILK, from the coding sequence ATGAAACAACCTGAAATTATTAACATTAATGACACCTTAAGATTAAAAACACCTAAAAAAACAGACTGGGATTTAGCTTATCCCTGGTATCAAAATCAACAAGTGATGTATTTATCAGAAGGTGTGAAACATCAAACTTATGAGTTAAATCATATTTATAATATGTATGAATACTTAAGTACAAGAGGCGAGCTTTATTTTATTGAAGTAAAAGAAGATGGACGTTTTAAAGCCATTGGCGATGTGACGTTATGGGAAGAAAACCTACCCATTGCCATCGGAGAAGAAGCTTACTGGGGACAGGGCATTGGTAAATTGGTCATTCAAACATTATTAAAACGAGCAAAAAGCCTTGGAATGACAAAAATTTCAGTTCCAGCCATCTATCATTATAATGAAAGATCATTACGACTTTTTGAGTCCTGTGGATTTAAAAAAGTGGGGGAAAATGAAACGGAAAAGTCATACGAAAAGATTTTAAAATAA
- a CDS encoding YhfC family intramembrane metalloprotease has translation MVSTLSMISMGITLLICFVVPILLLWGVRRRYHASFKSFLVGMITFIVATQVIEAPIHAYFLMYNETTIQWFATHPWLYALYGGLMAGILEETARYVSFKWILKKQTRFQDSLSYGLGHGGIEAMLIVGTTYLNNLVLSLMINQGLVEKLGLEAELQETIVTQLTQTSPLLFSLAGYERLMTLIIQIGLSVLVFKAIRERKNYYYAMAIFIHACLDFKAVFAQLGFLNLYWIEGFVTLYAIGFMIFMLKQAKFYQEDLSSEK, from the coding sequence ATGGTTAGTACTTTATCAATGATTAGCATGGGGATCACACTTTTAATTTGTTTTGTCGTGCCAATTCTTTTATTATGGGGCGTTCGTCGTCGCTATCACGCCTCATTTAAAAGTTTCTTAGTGGGAATGATTACCTTCATTGTGGCGACACAAGTTATTGAAGCACCTATTCATGCTTATTTTCTAATGTATAACGAAACAACGATTCAATGGTTTGCGACTCATCCATGGCTATATGCTTTATATGGAGGATTAATGGCTGGAATCTTAGAAGAAACGGCGCGTTATGTAAGTTTTAAATGGATCTTAAAAAAACAAACACGTTTTCAAGATAGCTTAAGCTATGGACTGGGTCACGGTGGAATAGAGGCCATGTTAATCGTGGGAACGACTTATTTGAATAATTTAGTATTATCATTAATGATCAATCAAGGGCTTGTTGAAAAGTTAGGGCTAGAAGCAGAGCTTCAAGAGACAATTGTCACGCAATTAACACAAACGTCACCGCTTCTTTTTAGCTTAGCTGGTTATGAACGATTGATGACATTAATCATTCAAATCGGACTGTCTGTTCTCGTGTTTAAAGCCATTCGTGAGAGAAAAAACTATTATTACGCAATGGCCATTTTCATTCATGCATGCTTAGACTTCAAAGCGGTCTTTGCACAGCTAGGATTTTTAAATTTATATTGGATTGAAGGATTTGTTACCCTTTACGCCATTGGTTTCATGATTTTTATGTTAAAACAAGCCAAATTTTATCAAGAAGATTTGAGTAGTGAAAAATAA
- a CDS encoding autorepressor SdpR family transcription factor, which translates to MNKAFQALADPTRRTILKKLNKGEMTAGQIAACFDMSKPSITHHLNILKNADLIQSEKRGQFVVYTLNTTVISDVVGWFYEFTHRM; encoded by the coding sequence ATGAATAAAGCATTTCAAGCACTAGCGGATCCAACAAGACGAACGATTTTAAAAAAGTTAAATAAGGGAGAAATGACAGCGGGACAAATTGCGGCCTGTTTTGATATGAGTAAGCCGTCGATTACGCATCATTTAAATATTTTAAAAAATGCGGATTTAATACAAAGTGAAAAACGGGGTCAATTTGTCGTCTATACGTTAAATACAACGGTCATTTCAGATGTTGTCGGTTGGTTTTATGAATTTACGCATCGAATGTAA